A window of Chlamydiota bacterium contains these coding sequences:
- the orn gene encoding oligoribonuclease: MHQTKNKTNMVWIDMEMTGLDPEKERIIEIATLITDKDLNLLGEGPNLVIHQDAKVLDGMDEWNQKHHKKSGLLDQVKNSQMTVKKAERLTLGFIKKFCLPKKSPLCGNAVHHDRRFLMKYMPSLSHYLHYRHVDVSTLKILIHGWYPQDKKKFPKKSDAHRASDDIRRSIEELRFYQKNYFIQQ; encoded by the coding sequence ATGCATCAAACAAAAAATAAAACCAACATGGTCTGGATCGATATGGAAATGACCGGACTTGATCCGGAAAAGGAACGGATCATTGAAATTGCAACGCTCATTACCGATAAAGATTTAAATCTTTTAGGAGAAGGACCCAATTTGGTGATTCATCAGGATGCGAAAGTTTTGGATGGAATGGATGAGTGGAATCAAAAGCATCATAAGAAGTCGGGCTTGTTAGATCAGGTTAAAAATTCCCAAATGACGGTCAAAAAGGCTGAACGATTGACGTTGGGTTTTATTAAGAAATTTTGTCTTCCTAAAAAATCACCGCTTTGTGGAAATGCCGTTCATCATGATCGCCGATTTTTAATGAAGTATATGCCCTCTTTGAGCCATTATCTTCATTATAGGCATGTCGATGTGAGTACACTCAAAATCCTTATTCATGGCTGGTACCCTCAGGATAAAAAGAAATTTCCTAAAAAATCGGATGCTCATCGTGCTTCAGATGATATTCGCCGATCGATTGAAGAACTACGCTTTTATCAAAAGAATTATTTTATTCAACAGTGA
- a CDS encoding cysteine-rich CWC family protein: MEFSKTKIKICPRCKRSFSCQQEEGCWCSKLKFSKEILEKIRAAYSDCLCEYCLKGLLISSHSKNDQLPL, from the coding sequence ATGGAATTTTCTAAAACCAAGATTAAAATATGTCCGAGGTGTAAACGCTCCTTTTCTTGTCAACAGGAAGAGGGATGTTGGTGCTCAAAATTGAAGTTCTCTAAGGAGATTCTCGAAAAAATTCGTGCGGCTTATTCCGATTGTTTATGTGAGTATTGTTTAAAGGGGCTTTTAATAAGTTCTCATAGTAAGAATGACCAACTTCCCTTATAA